The Opitutales bacterium region CGGTAGGCGTATTGAAGAAGCGGCCATTCGGGTCGCGCTCAAGTAAAGTCTAGTCTAACAAACCTACTGATCTGTCTATGTCTGAAAAAACCGAAGTGAATGAAATCGTAGAAACCTCCACGGTTAAGCCTCCGCACGAGAGTTTCACAGACCGCGTTGCTGCGAGTGAAGCCTATCGCATCGAAGCCGCACAGTTTGCTACGAAACGTGCCTTGGACGCCTTAGCGCAGCGCGAAGATATCCACCCTGAGCACCGCCCCGACATAAACTACGTCGAAGAAAAAATCGGTGCGGCTGATTCATTCGCGATGAGCTTCACCAAGGGGCTGAAACATGATAAGGATACGGGGCTAGTCTCAAAGCCAGCGGATTTCGAAGCCTACCGAAAAGCGATTGTTGAGGGATTCGTCAAAAGGGATGATGGTGATGAGCCCTTCACTCAAGAGGTCCCTTCGACACTTGAAGAAGGACGCCCATGGGAGGCGCCTACTGCGGGCCAGGTTTTTGATTTACAAGGGCCAGATGCACAAGCTGTTACCATGCAGAAAGCGCCTCAGCTTGGTGACGACGAGTTGACGCTTGAAATGGCAGAAGTCTATGAATTGGCCTTGCTGAGAGACGTGCCCTTTTCTGCATTCCGGGAAAAACAAGCCGGGGAAAATGGTAGAAAAGTTGACGGCTCTGTCACCCGACTCGAGCGCCTCCTCGATAAGGGGTTTCGCAAGCGTATGATGGATGCTAGCGGGCGTAGACTTTCCGCACAAAATGTGTTTCGTGGGTCATCGAAAGGAGTCGATTTTGGGCCTTATCTATCGCAATTCATGCTCATTGGAAGCCGCTCCTTGGAACAGGGGAAGGAAGAGTTTGGGCCGTTGTCAGGCTACATTAACTATGGCGCGCAGCGAATCGACCAACGCGTACCGGTCGCTCAAGCTGGGGTCAATTACATGACAGACTTGGAGAGCTGGATAAAAGTCCAGGATGGCGGCAATGTGCGTGACAATGGGGTGCTCTTTGATCGTAGCGCCCAGCGCCGGTTTATGGCGACTCCTCGGGATTTAGCGACCTATGTTCACGACGACGCGCTCTACCAGGCCTACCTGAATGCTTGCTTACTTCTCTTGAGCTATGGAGCGCCCTTTGATGAGCGATTCGACGCCCTGTCTGGAGGCCGTACCGAAATTCCGGATCCTTTTACCTACCGTGCTGCTGGGGGCTTCGCTCTCTATGGCGGACCGCATATTTTGAGTCTCGTCACGGAGGTGGCGACCCGAGCGCTGAAAGCAGTCAGATATCAAAAGTTCAATGTCCACCGACGCCTGCGGCCTGAGGCACTTGCGGCGCGTATGGCTTTGTTGGATAACCTAGAAAATTCGGTTACAGAGGCTACTTTCTCCAAGTTTTCCAAGATGGAAGGCGATTTGAAGCCGACGCTTACTGAGATACGCGCCCTCAATACGAATAAGTCAGCGTTCTTACCGATGGCATTTCAAGAGGGGTCACCGATGCACCCAGCTTATGGTGCAGGGCATGCGACTGTGGCTGGGGCGTGTGTGACTATTCTGAAAGCATTTTTTAATACGGATGCGGTGTTCTTCAAAAAAGACGGTGGGCTTTCAATCGGAGCAGTTGAAAACGCTGCTCCTATGGCATTCATGGCAAGTGATGATGGCTCAGAGTTGGTGCCTGATACGGGCCTGAGTGCTCCACTCACTGTGGGGGGCGAGCTTAATAAATTGGCAGCCAACATCTCGATCGGGCGTAATATGGGCGGCGTGCACTATTACTCTGATTATTTCGATAGCATTCGGATGGGAGAAGAGATCGCGATCGGTCTTCTTAAGGAACAGGCTTTGGGTTATCCGACTGATAATTTTGAACTCACGCTAGAAAAGTTTGATGGCGCGTGTGAAGTCATCAGCCGCGATTTAGTGAAGCTAAAAAAGTCCTGACGGGTGCAATTGAGGGGACGGGGAGTTCTTTGCACTGGATATACAACGATCACCGTAAAAGAGAGGAGCTATTACTCGCTATCCCTGTTACCCGTCGGTGCCCTTGTCGTGGTTGGGGCGCTCTGGTCGGCTCGCGTCTTCGATTTGGATCGAGGTAGGGATCGTTGTCGTTGTCGTGATCGTTGTCGAGATCCCGTCGACTACGCCAACGACCACGATAGCGACAACGAAAACCGCTGGAGGGCGGTGCTTTGTCGCCGCCGGTGGCCTGTTGCTTGGGCGGTCGTTCCAATCGATACGCAACCCGCGAGCCGACAGAGCGGCTCAACAACAACAAAGGCAGTTGGGGCAATCTCCCCGCTGTTTCAATTACACCCAGTCCTGAGAATCCCGTAATATTGACCCTGCCATTCGACTCCGTAAATGCTTGTTCGGTCATCTAGGCTTTCAAGTTGTGCTTTCGGATGAGGTTGCGGAGTTGGTGGTAGTTGAGCCCAAGGGCTTCGGCGGCAGCTGTGGGTTTGTGTCGATGGGCCTTGAGGGCTGTCTCGATGGCGTGGCGTTCTAGCCCGTCTACATGAGTTTTGAGATCGCCGTCGCTTAGACTCCAGTGAAAGGAAGTTGGGTCTTTGAGGATTGCGGTTTTTGAGTCGCTTCTGTCGCTGGTAGGTGGAGGGGCTGCCCATGGATTGGCGAAAGGGTTTGTTTGTATCTGGGTAATCTCCTCGCCGGTGCTGTGGACCACGGCGCGTTCGATGGTGTTTTTGAGTTCCCGGATATTGCCGGGCCATGGGTGAGTGAGCAGTTGCTTCTCTGCGCGGGGGCTGATGCGGACCCAGGGATCGCGACCGAGCTCGTCAGCCATGCGACCCGCAAAGTGCTGTGCCAGGACAAGGATGTCTTCGCCGCGTTCGCGTA contains the following coding sequences:
- a CDS encoding vanadium-dependent haloperoxidase, whose product is MVETSTVKPPHESFTDRVAASEAYRIEAAQFATKRALDALAQREDIHPEHRPDINYVEEKIGAADSFAMSFTKGLKHDKDTGLVSKPADFEAYRKAIVEGFVKRDDGDEPFTQEVPSTLEEGRPWEAPTAGQVFDLQGPDAQAVTMQKAPQLGDDELTLEMAEVYELALLRDVPFSAFREKQAGENGRKVDGSVTRLERLLDKGFRKRMMDASGRRLSAQNVFRGSSKGVDFGPYLSQFMLIGSRSLEQGKEEFGPLSGYINYGAQRIDQRVPVAQAGVNYMTDLESWIKVQDGGNVRDNGVLFDRSAQRRFMATPRDLATYVHDDALYQAYLNACLLLLSYGAPFDERFDALSGGRTEIPDPFTYRAAGGFALYGGPHILSLVTEVATRALKAVRYQKFNVHRRLRPEALAARMALLDNLENSVTEATFSKFSKMEGDLKPTLTEIRALNTNKSAFLPMAFQEGSPMHPAYGAGHATVAGACVTILKAFFNTDAVFFKKDGGLSIGAVENAAPMAFMASDDGSELVPDTGLSAPLTVGGELNKLAANISIGRNMGGVHYYSDYFDSIRMGEEIAIGLLKEQALGYPTDNFELTLEKFDGACEVISRDLVKLKKS